CCATGGTTGCGACTGGCACACCACCTGGCATCTGAACGATGGAATAGAGCGAATCCACACCGCTAAGAGCACGTGATTTGACGGGTACACCGATGACTGGAAGGGTTGTTTTAGCTGCGACCATCCCTGGCAAGTGAGCTGCACCACCTGCACCCGCGATGATGACCTTGATGCCACGGCTACGTGCTTCTTCGGCATGTTTGAACATGAGGTCCGGTGTACGGTGGGCGGAAACAACTTTCTTTTCGTAAGCAACACCGAAGTTATCGAGGACTTCAGCAGCCTTTTGCATGGTTGCCCAGTCGGATTTTGAGCCCATAATAATGGAAATTACTGGTTTCATTTTTTCTCCTTTTTCGATAATCGTCTATTGTAGTGCGGACGTAAGCGACCGCCTGTAGCGTTCCATTACTAAAACTGGAGCCTGAGTCTCCAGTTTTCCGCTCCTAGTAGCTCTGCTACTAGGAGTTCCACTACTGCGACGATTAGCCTATACTAGCTCGCTAACGCTCGCAAATCAAACGACCATTATCTTAGTTTGGCTCGCTTTCGCTCGCCATGACAAAGTTAGTATCTGTTAATCTTTTATCGCCTTGCTACCGATATCCTTTCGGTAGAACAGGCCTTCTGTGTTTTGTTTATCGAGTTCTTTGTAAATAATGTTTTGGCCGCCTTTGACGGTATCTGCTGTGGTAACCAGCATGTAGACGCGTCCGCCGTTTGAGAGGAGATCTTTGCCATTTTCAGCGAATTTAGCACCGGCATAGTAAGTGATGATGTCGCCCTCTGTCTTGGCTGGAAGTTTGACACCCTTCTCATAAGCGAGTGGGTAGCCGTTTGATGCTACAACCACACCTAGTGTCACACCCTTGTCCGTCCAAGTGATGGCCGGCTCTTTACCATCCAAAATGTCGGTGATGTTTTGCGCAAAGTCAGATGTCAAACGAGGCAAGATAATTTGCGTTTCAGGGTCTCCAAAGCGTGCGTTGAACTCGATGACTTTAGGGCCATCAGCTGTCAAGATAAGACCCGCGTAAAGGACACCTAGGTACGGACGTCCTTCTTTAATCATGCCTTCAAGAACTGGCTTGACAATAGTGTCAACCGCTGTGTCAACCACGCTCTGTGGCAAGTGAGGAACTGGCGCATAGGCACCCATTCCACCAGTGTTAGGGCCCTTGTCACCATCGTAGGCACGTTTGTGGTCCTGAGCCGTAGGCATGATGTAGAACTTGTCCCCATTGACAAAGGCAAAGAGAGAGAACTCTTCTCCATCAAGGAATTCCTCGATGACTACACGCGCACCAGAATCACCGAATTTATTGTCCAAAAGCA
The DNA window shown above is from Streptococcus sp. S1 and carries:
- the purE gene encoding 5-(carboxyamino)imidazole ribonucleotide mutase, producing the protein MKPVISIIMGSKSDWATMQKAAEVLDNFGVAYEKKVVSAHRTPDLMFKHAEEARSRGIKVIIAGAGGAAHLPGMVAAKTTLPVIGVPVKSRALSGVDSLYSIVQMPGGVPVATMAIGEAGATNAALFALRLLSVEDQDIATALADFAEEQGKIAEESTNELN
- the purD gene encoding phosphoribosylamine--glycine ligase, yielding MKLLVVGSGGREHAIAKKLLESKDVEQVFVAPGNDGMRLDGLDLINIGISEHSKLIDFAKANDVAWTFIGPDDALAAGIVDDFNAAGLKAFGPTKAAAELEWSKDFAKEIMVKYDVPTAAYGTFSDFEEAKAYIEGKGAPIVVKADGLALGKGVVVAETVEQAIEAAHEMLLDNKFGDSGARVVIEEFLDGEEFSLFAFVNGDKFYIMPTAQDHKRAYDGDKGPNTGGMGAYAPVPHLPQSVVDTAVDTIVKPVLEGMIKEGRPYLGVLYAGLILTADGPKVIEFNARFGDPETQIILPRLTSDFAQNITDILDGKEPAITWTDKGVTLGVVVASNGYPLAYEKGVKLPAKTEGDIITYYAGAKFAENGKDLLSNGGRVYMLVTTADTVKGGQNIIYKELDKQNTEGLFYRKDIGSKAIKD